A window of Candidatus Poribacteria bacterium genomic DNA:
GCGCGATGCGAATAAAAAAGATCTGTACAACAAGCGGTGCAAAGTGGGGATATTGAGATGGAAGTGGTGGGTACCCCCGCTTCAACCAATTGGTTAACATTGGCCGCGTGTAGACTCAAGTTTGTTCCATTGTGGACGGTGTTGCCGAAGCGTTCAGTAAATTGCGTGAGCAATTCTGTGCTGACAGTATAGCAACATCTCTGAATAGAGGGTCCCAAATGAATTCGGCAGTTTGCAGCAACGGTTCCGAAACTGACTTTCATTTGTGCGAGCGTATTCACCGCGATTTGTGCGAAGGTGCCGCGCCACCCTGCATGCGCGATACCGATCGCTGGCGTTTCAATATCAAGAATGAAAATAGGCACACAATCCGCCGTAAAAATTCCCAATGCCACGCCACGCCCCGTGGTAACAAGGGCATCCGCCTCTGGTGGGTTTTCCAGCGATGCTCCGGCTGCGTCATCTACATTCACAACACAGGTCCCATGAACTTGACGACAACAGCGCAGGTCCTTTAAACCGGTTTGCTGAAAAAAGATTTTTCTGTTGGTTGCGACTGCGCTTGCATCGTCACCGACATGCTCAGCGAGATTCAA
This region includes:
- the pgeF gene encoding peptidoglycan editing factor PgeF; amino-acid sequence: MKTYRAVQELQTTGIVTAGISLRTGGVSHPPYADLNLAEHVGDDASAVATNRKIFFQQTGLKDLRCCRQVHGTCVVNVDDAAGASLENPPEADALVTTGRGVALGIFTADCVPIFILDIETPAIGIAHAGWRGTFAQIAVNTLAQMKVSFGTVAANCRIHLGPSIQRCCYTVSTELLTQFTERFGNTVHNGTNLSLHAANVNQLVEAGVPTTSISISPLCTACCTDLFYSHRAENGQTGRMLSYIQLDVEN